A single genomic interval of Takifugu flavidus isolate HTHZ2018 chromosome 19, ASM371156v2, whole genome shotgun sequence harbors:
- the saysd1 gene encoding SAYSvFN domain-containing protein 1 encodes MEQKLAEFRARRQAENAVKNETFAASLNPEETVDTQPESTSASEGEGSRGTVGGTRGPGQTPAKDRSDWFLDSALGRWLTTRKSVLSNLTLLKFLLWLVLLGLFVELEFGLPFFVVSLFYWLYEGLRSPAARQPGELSAYSVFNPDCQPLLGSLTAEQLEGEMGYRPLANR; translated from the exons ATGGAACAAAAGCTGGCAGAGTTCAGGGCCCGACGACAGGCTGAAAATGCTGTGAAAAATGAAACGTTTGCCGCTTCGCTGAACCCGGAAGAAACAGTAGACACTCAGCCTGAGAGCACATCTGCAAGTGAGGGTGAAGGTAGCAGAGGGACGGTGGGGGGCACCAGGGGCCCGGGCCAGACACCAGCAAAG GACCGTAGTGACTGGTTCCTCGACAGTGCTCTGGGGAGATGGCTGACTACCAGAAAGTCCGTCCTCTCAAACCTGACTTTGCTCAAATTTCTGCTGTGGCTGGTGTTGCTCGGTCTCTTTGTTGAACTGGAGTTCGGTCTGCCATTCTTTGTCGTCTCTCTGTTCTACTGGCTTTACGAAGGGCTTCGCAGCCCGGCTGCCCGACAGCCTGGGGAGCTGAGCGCATACTCGGTCTTCAATCCCGACTGTCAGCCTCTGCTGGGCTCTCTGACTGCAGAACAGCTGGAAGGGGAGATGGGTTACCGACCTCTGGCCAACAGATGA
- the bpnt1 gene encoding 3'(2'),5'-bisphosphate nucleotidase 1 gives MSSSPAVVMRLLASAYTVAGKAGAIVRKVLHTGELGIVEKTGANDLQTLADRLAQQSICTSLAQQFPKITIIGEEELPSEEISNDLIENGHLEEILHTTCPEEYRELKEEELVVWVDPLDGTKEYTEGLLDNVTVLIGIAHGGKAIAGVINQPFYNYQLGAGADLGRTIWGMSGLGAFGFQLQEAPGDRRIITTTRSHSSKVVTDCVEAMEPHEVIRVGGAGNKVIQLVEGRASAYVFASPGCKKWDTCAPEAILTAVGGKLTDMHGNAYRYDANVKHMNSAGVLATLRNHEYYISRVPQSVLQALKSD, from the exons ATGTCTTCAAGTCCAGCTGTGGTCATGCGGCTTCTGGCCTCTGCCTACACGGTAGCAGGGAAGGCTGGGGCAATAGTGAGGAAGGTCCTTCACACCGGAGAACTGGGAATTGTAGAAAAG ACTGGAGCTAATGATCTGCAGACCCTAGCAGACAGGCTGGCACAGCAGAGTATCTGTACTTCACTGGCCCAACAATTCCCCAAAATCACCATCATTGGAGAGGAG GAGCTTCCATCTGAGGAGATAAGCAACGATCTCATTGAGAACGGCCACTTGGAAGAGATCCTCCACACAACGTGTCCAGAAGAATACAGAGAACtcaaagaggaggaa CTGGTCGTGTGGGTCGATCCCCTGGATGGTACAAAGGAATACACCGAAG GCCTCCTGGATAATGTGACCGTCCTCATTGGTATTGCTCACGGAGGCAAAGCCATCGCAGGCGTCATCAACCAGCCTTTCTACAACTATCAG CTCGGCGCAGGAGCAGATTTGGGGAGGACCATATGGGGAATGTCGGGATTGGGAGCCTTTGGATTTCAGCTGCAGGAAGCTCCGGGTGACAGgcgcatcatcaccaccacacgTTCCCACAGCAGCAAGGTGGTAACGGATTGCGTGGAGGCCATGGAGCCTCATGAGGTCATCAGGGTGGGAGGTGCTGGAAACAAG GTCATCCAGCTTGTGGAAGGACGAGCGTCGGCTTACGTCTTCGCCAGTCCAGGCTGTAAGAAGTGGGACACCTGCGCTCCTGAGGCCATCCTGACTGCTGTGGGAG GTAAGCTGACTGACATGCACGGAAACGCCTACCGCTACGATGCTAACGTGAAGCACATGAACTCTGCGGGGGTCCTCGCAACTCTCCGCAACCACGAGTACTACATCAGCCGAGTGCCACAGTCAGTGCTGCAGGCCCTCAAGTCCGACTGA
- the grcc10 gene encoding protein C10, producing the protein MASAPAQQPTLTVEQTRVVLSEVIQAFSVPDNAARMEEARESACNDMGKMLQLVLPVATQIQQEVIKSYGFNNEGEGVLKFARLVKMYETQDPEIAAMSAKLKSLLLPPLSTPPIGGAIPAS; encoded by the exons aTGGCCTCAGCTCCAGCACAACAGCCCACCCTCACCGTAGAGCAAACCAGAG TGGTGTTAAGTGAGGTGATCCAGGCCTTTTCAGTGCCAGACAATGCTGCGAGGATGGAGGAGGCTCGAGAGAGTGCCTGTAATGACATGGGAaagatgctgcagctggtgctgcCTGTGGCCACCCAGATCCAGCAAGAGGTCATCAAATCCTACGGCTTTAACAATGAAGGAGAGG GAGTCTTAAAGTTTGCCAGATTGGTAAAGATGTATGAAACCCAGGACCCGGAAATAGCAGCCATGTCGGCAAAACTGAAGTCGCTCCTCTTGCCCCCACTCTCCACGCCGCCTATAGGAGGGGCCATTCCTGCTTCATAG